The DNA window TCGTTCGCGGCGAAGCGGGCGAACGACCGGGCCCCGGCGCGGTTCCGGCGTGAGTTCTTCCGGCGGATCGAGGCGCCCTACGGCGTCACGAGCGTCCACGCGGGCGAGACCGAGGCCGTCCACAAGGAGACCATCGCCAACGTCCATCGCCAGCAGCTGGTGGAGGTGGGCGGGCAGTCGGACATCCTGGTGGTGGGGCTTCCGTACATCTGCCCCTACAACGTGAACTCGATCATGAACCCGATCCTGGTGATGTGCCTGGGGCTCGGCTACTTCTTCAACATGTACGTGGGGAAGCCGCTGGTACGGCAGGGCGGCGCGATGATCCTGCACCACCCGGTGCCGTGGGAGTTCCACCAGGTCCACCACCCGAGCTACGTGGACTTCTTCGAGGAGGTCCTGGCCGAGACCACCGATCCCGCCCAGATCGAGGCCAAGTTCGAGGAGCAATACGCGAACGACGAGTGGTACCGGCACCTGTACAGGAACAGCTACGCGTACCACGGCGTGCACCCGTTCTACATGTGGTACTGGGGTGCCCACGCCATGGACTACCTCGGCGACGTCATCTTCGTCGGCGGTGACCAGAAAGCGGTGCGGCGCATGGGGTTCCGCACCGCGTCGTCCTTCGTCGACGCGCTGGAGATGGCCTCGGACACTGTGGGCCGCTCGCCCCAGATCACGTACCTGCACTCGCCGCCGCTGACCATGGCGGAGGTGCGCTGAGCGTGGCGTCCGCATTGGACGACCTCCGCACCATCGCCCGGGGGTGGCGGTGGGGGAAGCGCACGCTGGTGCCGCGGTCGGCCGAGCCGTTCGCGCCACCGGCGGAGCCACGCGAGTTCGCCACGGCGTGGGCCAGGACACCCGCCGCACGCGTCGCCCGCGAGGTCCTCCAGACCTATGTGCTGAAGCCGCTGGTGTGGAACGAGACGGCGCCACGGATCGAGGGCCTGGACAACCTGAAGACCGTGTCGCCGCCGGTGATGTTCGTGAGCAACCACTCGAGCCACCTGGACGCGCCGCTGGTGCTGTGCTCGCTGCCCAAGGAGTGGCGGGAGAAGACGGCGGTCGGCGCGGCCGCCGACTACTTCTTCGACGTGTGGTGGCGCTCGATGTCCACGGCGCTCGTGTTCAACGCGTTTCCCATCGAGCGGAGCGGGTCCCGCCGCTCCACCGGCACGGCCCGGCAGCTGGTGCAGGAGGGCTGGAGCCTGGTGGTGTTCCCGGAGGGGACTCGCTCGCGTGATGGGTGGATGCAGCGGTTCCGCCACGGGGCGGCGCGCCTCGCCGTGGAGCTGGAGATCCCGGTGGTCCCGGTGGCGATCCGTGGCGCGTACGCGGCCATGCCGCGGGGGCTTGGATGGCCGCGTCGAGGAAGGTTCCCCGTCTCGGTCCGCTACGGGACGCCCCTTCGGCCCCAGCCCGGCGAGGACTTCCGGTCGGTGTCCTCGCGGATCTCCACGTCGGTGGCCCGGCTGTGGGACGAGGACCGCACCACGTGGTGGGAGTCCATCCGGCGAGAGGCCCGCGGCGAGACCCCTCGCCCCAGCGGACCGGAGGCGGCGAATTGGCGGCGGGTGTGGGAGGCGACCAGGCCGCTCCCGTCCCGAACCGGCGAGCGGGCGTGGAGGCGCCCTTCGGCGTCGGGCCCATGACCCGCACGGGAGGCGAGGCTCGCCGGCGGCGGCTGATCGAGGAGGCCGTCCGGCTGTTCGGCAAGGGCGGCTACGACGGAACCAGCCTCGAGGCCGTCGCGTCGGCCGCCGGCGTGCGCAAGCAGACGCTGCTGTACTACTT is part of the Actinomycetota bacterium genome and encodes:
- a CDS encoding 1-acyl-sn-glycerol-3-phosphate acyltransferase; the encoded protein is MASALDDLRTIARGWRWGKRTLVPRSAEPFAPPAEPREFATAWARTPAARVAREVLQTYVLKPLVWNETAPRIEGLDNLKTVSPPVMFVSNHSSHLDAPLVLCSLPKEWREKTAVGAAADYFFDVWWRSMSTALVFNAFPIERSGSRRSTGTARQLVQEGWSLVVFPEGTRSRDGWMQRFRHGAARLAVELEIPVVPVAIRGAYAAMPRGLGWPRRGRFPVSVRYGTPLRPQPGEDFRSVSSRISTSVARLWDEDRTTWWESIRREARGETPRPSGPEAANWRRVWEATRPLPSRTGERAWRRPSASGP